The genomic region GCGATGAAGCTGCTCCACTGGCAGAGTTGGGAGAGTGAACCGACACAGGCGCGCTCATGGTGCCGGTGAGGTCAAGTGGAAGCCAGCTCGTAACTGGGCTCAGGCTTTGACGACTTGACTGGGACATGGTTGtcaaggcggtggaggtgatgtTCTGGAGaggagcggaggaggagacggcagTGGTATAGGAGTAGCGGTCGCGATGATCATATCTGAGCTGCTCCAGCAAAGGGTCCCCCCCAACAGTGTCGTTGAACTCGAAGTTCATGGTGGCTAATCAGAAGCGGAACCCGGAACCAGAATTGTTAGAGAGAGGTTGGCAAAGAGGGGATTGTTGTTCGGATGGAATTGTAGCGTGAGTGCCAGGGGCGGGCGTGGACAGACCGCCACCGCTCTTTCTTTTGGGGCGTATCGATATTTGTCGGTCAGGAAAGGTTCATGTCATAACAAGCATCAAGCGCGGCTTGTCGTTCCTCTGCTGTACTCGTGGTCTCTCGAAGACTCCCAGTCGTAACGTCGTGACAAAGATGAGAGGTGAGGCTGGTAGAGGACGAGAAGCTTGTCAAGGCCGAGTATGAGTGCTGCACGGCCTTGTCGTCCTTTGGGTCCagtcctgtcctgtccttgGGAGCCAGAGGGTGTTTGTCGGTGGTTGTCTTTGGGGAGTtgcaggaagaggagggaccaccaccaagacaagaCCAGTGGCTCgttctccctcttctcactTCTCTTCCCACACAACCCGCTCCACAGCAGTCCGTTGAAGAGGCGGTGAGCATGCATCGACCCCCGGTCCCGTCGGCGATGCTAATTGGGTGGGTCGTGCACGGATAAGGTGGGTACAAGTTCAAGTGCCGGCCAATCATTGAGGCGCTAAACCTGGTTGACAGTGGGCTGCTGCCAGCACCACTCCGTCCTGTCAACCCCTTCCCGCACTGTACAGggacctcctcgccttgcCGAGAGCCTGgatccccaacccctcacccAGCTGCCAGCTCCAGACATCTCAGAGTTTGTCCAAGATGGTGCGAGGTCTACAGAACCCTGAAGGGATCGAAGGGACGGGGAACGGGACGGGATAGCTAAGCGTATGGACCATGCTGACCACCCTATGCCTAGGAGATGACGCTCACGATATCGAGAGGAAAGCAAGACATACATATCCCGTACGCCAGCACAGCCATTGATATTGATGATCAGTTTGCTCTCGCAGATCCCAAGAGGCTGGCTGCCCAGGTGCCCAGCCGAACCAGTCGATATCCAGGTCGGAATTTTCTTTTGGTGCTTGCACTATCGACAAGACCAGCTTTCCAGCATCAGGTGTCGCCCATATGGTCTTGTGGGCCCGGCGGCTTGGCCCGTTGAGCCATCTGCCATGGACGTCGAACAACCTGTCACTGACAGACAGCCTTCGGACGCTCATCAGCAAGGCAGGGCTCCAGCACAGCATCACGACCCTATGCACTGCAACAAGCAGTGGTGGCAAGTAACGATGCAAACGTGCTATCTCGGCTTCTACCGAATCAATTCTCTCCTTGATGGCCCGGACTGGCGGctgctctctttctccccgGCGCTGTGCTGCCATATGAGAGCATTCCAGATGGCTTTCATGCTGCCATCCGCCTCGTCATACCCTTCGCCCGGCTTTGGCTGAATTCTCTTGCTCGTCTTCCCAGCATGGTTGTTTCATGTCATCGGTGAGACCCCGCGCCCGCCGCCGGCCCATTGAGACATTCTCAGGCTTCCATGTCAGTTCACTGGACTGGCATAAAACTGCTGGATTTCCAGGCGAAGCGAGTCCGATGAGCCCCTGGACGCAAGGGAAGAGGGGAGTGCAGCAGGCAGTGGGCGATTACTTATCGTTGGCATGCGCCTCGTCATGTCCAAGGTGGTGCGTGGCTCCTAATAGTTTTGTACAACATCTCGCAGCATGAGGACACCACGAGGCACAACCACAAGTCCGCGGCCATGCCAATTGCCAGCTGCCAGAGATATCCCACAGGAAGTACAGACACAGTGAGAAGTCGGTCCCGTGTCGTATGCAGCACTGCGGCGCGATTCGGGCCCAATGGTAGCATTCGGCTCTGATGGCGAGTGTTGAattgatgatggatggtggaCGGTCATGAGGGTTGCTGGTCAGGGCACAGCGAAGTCCTTGCAGGGGCCAATCGTTGATCCACGCCGTTTCCCCGCGCTTATCTGATCTGCCCAGTGCGGGCGCGGGGCCCCCAGCTCTTCTCTCAAACACCTTGGACCCTGAATTGACTTCAAGGCCGTTGGGGGCTTTGATATCAAAAGTTCAAAAGGGATTGGATCGTGATACCCCAAACAATCCTGTGCCAACATGGACTTTGGGAATATTCAACAAACATTCCAAACAGGGGATAACAGTTCCTTCTCGCCAGAACCCTCGTCAACCCCTTTGCTATCCCGGTCAGCGACATGGGCCCCTCTCGTCAAACATCCTCACCTCGACGCCGGGGATCAGCATCCGGCCCAGGGTTATCGGAAGAGGCGTTGAACGAGGCCGGCTCGCGACCTCATCACTCCATACAAAGGCAGCAGAAACGACAAGTTCAAGCCACGTTTCTGACGATCGCCCATGCTTTGTcttaaaaagaaaataaaaccCACACTCGGTCgagaacctcctcctctttctgaactccacaccaacccccacgaACCGAACAACTCCGGAAGGGGGTTCTGGTTCGGAATTCTTTCCACTGATATCCAGTGACCTGCTCCGTGCTCTCCTGTAGAGTTACGCTGAAGTCAACTCCGACACAGGAGACAATGGACATCCTTTGACCGCTGAGGCTTGGGATCAGTGCTCATGAGATTCATGTGCCATATCCGCCACAACTCCTGTCCAACACATACATATGCGTCTAGAAAGGGGAAACCGCACCCTGGCCACATGGCCCGCCGGTTCTGGACAAGCGATAGGAAGAGGATCAGCCACACTCCCACACGACTCCGACCACGAGACGCCGAGCAAGCGCTTGTTCTGTCCCACAGGCACCCAAGATCTTTTCGAGGGGCGAAGTCGATGCTAATGGTGCATCTTGATCCAAATCAGGAAATCCCCCTATTGTTTCTTGTGCTTCCAAAAGGAAGGGTTGCAGCAAAGGTGTGGGTGTTTGACGGCCGGCAACTGTCTACCGGAGGGACACCCGGGTCACCCCTGACCGATCTATCCGGATCTGTGCCATCGGCCGGACGCGATGCTTGTTTTGCTAACCCTGCCGGGATGTCTTCCAAGGACGGTTGAAGTCAAGAACACGACATGACTCCACTGAAGGCCAAGACGTTGTCGTTTTCGTCCTAGCTTGTTCGTACTCGATGAAGACTTTTTCTTTGTGTCTGAAGTCGTCCGGGCACCGGGGTTTTCCTCGCCACTTTCGTGGTGTTGTTCGCATGCTTTGCTGGCGGGAATTCGTGTCGTTCGTCGGTTGATGGTACGGGTGATGGGAAGAagactgactgactgactgaaAACGCCGACAGTTGGTCTATGGTGGCGGAACTACCCACTAGTTGGCTTTCGTAGCCGGACAAACtctggagaggttggcgatCACACAAGATAGCTCCGATGTGTTCAGCTCAGTTGATGATCTGCTGCTGGTTAATTCCGGGTCTCCCTAGCAACAACCCCGATGGCTTCAGTTAAGTAGACGGTGGTAGAGATTGTTTTCGGTCTCCACCAAAAGATTAGGTGCTGTAAAAGATTAACTTGATGTGATATTTGGACGGTTTGTACTGTAACGAACATCGGATATTTACCTTATAAGAGATGGGCGGAATACCAGGCCATGTTGAATAAAATGTAAAGATcgaagatggagagagaagCTACCCGGAGCTTGCGGCCGGCGTTTGGCGGAGTTGACTGCTAAGCACCGGAGCTCCCCTCCGCTCCGGCTGGCCTTGGGCCGGGACTACCAGCTTGTTCGGCTCGGTGGTCTTGGCACACCTTGACCGGTGGGACAGCCCCAAGATCCAAGAGAGAAAATAAGGTCCAAACAGCATTGGATACGTTTCAGTCAGTTGGCTCAAACATAACTCAAACAATCAGAAGATCTACCAGACGAAGGCGAAGACGTTTATTCTCAGCCGTTCACAGATACCAAGCTCTCCAAGTGATCAAGTGACAAGAATGACCCGCTTTtctccatccccaacttTGACGTTCTTGGCATCTGGCAGCCACAAGGCAAAACCTCACACACATTGAACCTACATACCCAGTCGACCGTTGTGCGAGAACGCCGCAAACGATCAGTGGCTTTTCATTATGCGGCCGGTGATGAATTCAAAAGCGGTGtagttttttttggtgaacAATATTACCGGCACAGACGATTGTTCATCACCTCGCTCACCCCGCTATTCGACTTGAGCACACCCCTGAAAACCACGCTTTCACAACAAAGACTCTCACTCACAACAACCGGGCTCTCACTCACAAATGAGCCCCCCATCGCAACAAAAAAGAGTATTATTCAACTGGAAgaacaaggaaaagaagactACCTCGACCACAATGTCAACCTCacaatcatcaccaccgggcccttcccatcaaccaccaccccaagtCACCACCTCATCACAACCCGACGACCTCGAAGTCGTAaccgacgacaacaacagcgacTACTCCTCCATCGACTCGGAaatccccttttccacccccaatctccccccttccGTGACCACAATGATGATAGACAGCCTCTtcacaaccccaccccccctccacgaccccctcatcaccccaacctccaccctccaagACGAGACCCTATCcgacatcctccccttcctctcctcctcccccctcccccccgatCTCTTCACCTACAACGCCTACAacgtcccctccctccgccgGGAGGCTCACATTGCCTTTCTTCATGCCTCGCTCGGTAGGTTGCCAGGGAAGTTTGTCGCCGCGGACGCGAGCAGGCCCTGGTTTTTGTACTGGTGTCTTAGCGGGTTGGCCatgttgggggaggacgTGAGCCGGTATAGGGATAGTGTAAAAGAGACGGCGAGGTCGATGCAGAATGGGagtggggggtttggtggtgggggtgggcagCTGAGTCATCTTGCTACGTCTTAtgcggtggtgctggcgtTGGCGATTGTTGGGGTGAGTTTTACTgaataaaaaattaaagagTGTTTgtttgctgatgatgaaaaaacttttttttaaaaaaaatagggagaggaaggcttTGAGGTTATTGATAGGAGGCAGATGTGGAGGtggctgggggggttgaagcaGAGGGATGGTGGGTTTGAGGTCTgtagggggggggaggaggacattAGGTACGTTGTTGCTATGCTGGGAATGGATTAGGGGTAAAGGGCTGATGATGGATACAGAGGGGCGTACTGTGCAGCTGTTATCATCACGCTGCTCGATCTGCCACTCGATCTAACTCCCGAATCGCCCGCATATAAACCCGACGACCCGAGTTTTAACCTCCTGTCTGGAGTAGCTGACTACGTTCGACGATGTGAGTGTTCTTTTGTTCTAGCCTCCCCCACTCTCCCACACGAATTTACCAACATCATTTTGCTAGGCCAAACCTACGAAGGCgggatatcctcctccccctccgccgaAGCCCACGGCGCCTACGCCTTTTGCGCATTGGGgtgcctctccctcctcggcccccCGAGTATCACCATGCCCcaaaccctcaacctcccctcccttctgTCATGGCTCTCTAGCCGGCAGTACGCCCCCGAAGGAGGTTTCTCGGGGCGGACCAACAAGCTCGTTGACGGGTGTTATTCCCACTGGGTTGGGGCGTGCTTCCCCTTGATCGAGGCCGCTCTGGCCAATTCCCCAACTCCGGTGAATGACAGTTTGTTCAGTCGGGAGGGATTGATACGTTATATTCTGAACTGTTGTCAGGATGAGACTAAGAGGGGGGGGCTGAGGGATAAGCCGGGCAAGATGAGTGACGCGTATCATAGCTGTTATGTGCTGAGTGGTTTGAGCGCGGGGATGCATCAGTGGGTGTTGGAAGACGAGGAGTGGATAGTGCTGCCTTATTTGGAAGGGGAGCAGGTTTTTGAGAATGCGGATCGGGTGAGGCCGGTGCATCCTGTTTATGTGATCCCGCAAGGGGCggtgagggcgatgagggggTATTTtagggagaagggggggtttaACTGAGTCTTgtgtttggtgatgatgtggttggAAGATATATGTGTGTTGAGTCTGGAAGGGTTTGTACGGGAATAAATAAGGATATGTGCATGTTTGGTGTAGGTCGTTGGGCCACTGGGATAAACGTTTGCAAATGGGATAACACGGTGTCACAAAGTTATTTTAGTTGCTTTTTGCTTGTGGTCACTGAACAGAGGAATGAGAATAAAATGCTGTCGAGAAACAACGCGCATGTTGTCATGGCGAGGGCAGATAAAATTGTGGATTGCTTGTTGTTAGCTTCGGAGTGGAAACGTTCTTTGGATTGTCCATCGGCAACCTGTTGCAAACAAGGTTGATGATATGTTGCAAAGTAGGGGACGTCAAAATTCCAAGAGAATGTGGAAGGAAATCAAAGAGTTTTCGAGTGCAGTGAAATCTAAAGTTGCTTGCAGTTGACCTTCAGtctggcgaggaagagaagagaagagcagAGCAGATATCACGTGTCTAATCACATCTATTCCGCCGTgaccaccccaaaccaaccgcTCTCAAAGCAAGAGAGGATGTCCAAATCCGGTAAAACAAGGGTACTTGATTGGCTGTTTCATGGCCTCTCTGTACATGTGAGAATCGTTAGCTCGCCGGACGAATACGGatggcaacagcaacctgTTGCCATGATGGTCAGATGAGAAATGAGCAGTCACGATTTCACTTCAAGTCTAGAATGAAAATAACATGCAGGTATTTCCTGACTTCTCGTGCCTTCCCATCTGGGGCCGGGGGACATGCACAATGCACGTATGACATAGGTGGTGCATTTTGCAGCTAGCTATCAGAGGCAAAAAGGAGACCTCGGAGGTTTACTCATGTTTCGGCTTCTTTCTTCTGCCGgcagcggaggaggtgatggtgtcaCTGGTGTTCCCCCAATGCTTTACTTTGTAAAGATCCCGAGCCATGGTAGCCGTGTATTGCCTGTTGGATGACCTGCATCTACCAATCTGCCCCCGACTCTGGATCTGGAACTGACGGTGAAGCCTACAGAACTGTCACACGTGCTCATGCTATCTGTCCTACTCTGTGTCCAGATCCAGAGGCTGATGGACGATGTTAGGAATCATGAGATAGCAAGATAGATAGACATCGCCACTGCAGGCCCATCTATCTCTAGCCTTCTCATTATCCCATCGATGCCGGCAAATCTGAAACCTAGAAAGAGCAAGAAACGGTCAAGATGAGCGAGCGATGGACAGACGTGGCAATCCTGAGGCGCACCCAATAGTACCATTGCATGTCTATCTCATGCACGACGCCCCGGACAGACAGATGGGCTTCTTGCTTCTTTCCTCGTCCAGTCGTGTCAAACAAATGGGAACAGAAGGAATGTGTCTTACCACCCTCTCCGCGCCCGACTGGTACTGGTAgtacctccccctcttttGATGTTCCCATGGGATCGGCTCAGAGGGATGGTCAGCGAAGCCCGGGGAAGTGAGAAAAGCTGGGATTGAAGCATCCACACCGGCTTGGGTGTCTAAGATCTCATCGTGATTCGGTTTCTGGAATCAgatggttggttggttccATTGCCCATGTTTTGACGACGCCTGACGTGGAAGCCCGGCATTGGAAACGAAGAGAAGGATGTTCAGGTTGTGGGTCAATGATTTAGTGTTGAGAGTTGAAGTGAGTGGTCGCTCATCGTGACTCCCTTCATCTGCAGACCCAAGTTGGATGCTGGGCGTGGGCAGATGGATGCCCGTTTGGAATCCAGCTGAGAGCCCAACGTTTAGCGGTGTCTAACATCAGCTCTTCCGGGGGAAgcaggagaaagagaggaggatTGTCCTTGCTGGCATTTCTTTCTCCCGGCGTCCCAGACCTGTCGATTTGCTGGATCTGTCCATGGGCTTCGATAATGGGCCCTCCCCCAGATGGGTCCCGGACGATATCAGTTGATGGCTACCAGTCGCCCGAGGGGGAACAAGAacaacgaaaaaaaaaaaaggttgcATGGCAGGGCCTCTCATGCATTCGGACGTTCAGATTCTGTTGTGTAATCTGTTTTGGTTATTATGTGAGCAGAGAAAAACAGAAGGACTCACCTTCGCTGTCACGTCGAGCCGGACCCAGACCCAGTATGCAGCCCGAATGAAGGCCCAGCCCAGATATCGCCATGAGAAAAAGACCAAGCAAAGGAGGGGCTGTCAATACGCCGTCTGGTACATAGAGCCGGCAAAGGCTGCGCTGTTGCGAGATGACGTTTGCTGGGACGTTCCATGAAGGATGAGGGGTCAGCtttgcccctccccctcaccaacatcttttttttttcccttgaTTACTGCGGGGTGTGAAAggacccctcctcctcctgctcagGTCTTGTCTCCCAATTTGTCAAACACGGACCCGGCCGTGGTGATTCCGCCGGCACAATATGAGGACCGCGGTGCTGGATGTTGGATGTGTGGCCGTTGCCTTCTGTGCCGAAGGCTGGAAGTTCCAGAATTATCCCAATTGGCCATCCGTCTCGTTCGGCTTGGAGATGCACACCATTCAGTTTCATCTCGCACATGGGTCTCGGTTGTCCggattggggttgggtttgtgGTGAAGACATTGGATTCATTTCATGTTATTGAATAGGTACCCATCCAGCCTTCCCAATTGGTTGCTCCAGGCTCTTGAGTTCTTGCCTTGAATATGGTGGGCAGTCGAACAAGCCCTGTCCTGCCTTCCTCGTCTGGCTGCCCGTGGCTAATGGAAGGTACGATAAGGATAAGGCTGTGGTTACCTATTAATGCTCTCTTTCCTATCCTGTCAGACAGGTACATCTTTTCCCTAGAATAACTCATAAAAAAAACACTCACCTTCCATTCCTTCTCACAACTCCCCCGCTTCTGTACGAGCCATGTTCATGCTGCAcgctgttgttgtcgccGGTATCGATTCGTTCGTCGGTTGCCCCCTCGGCGCCCCGACCCATACTTGGCTTCTTGTTTAATATCAAGAAGCATTGCCAACTCATCATTGCATGAGTGTCAAGGTCGGCCAGTGCCTAGTTGCCTTGCGACGTCGCTGACCACTCAAAAGGCCGAGTTGTCGTTAGGGCCAGACGCAGACAGACGCAGGCGATGCAAGGGTTTGCCGGCCCCCCCAGCCACTGTTCATGCACCTCattccctccctcaccgacTTCCAAtgtcctcttctcttcttcgaAGCGCCGCCGTTCATTTCTTACCGACCTTGTTTGTGAACTGTCGTCCCAAAGATCCAATTGCCCGTCCCTGATTCGTCCGTCCTACCGTGCACTAACACGCGGCCCCACAGAAACTGTTTCTCGAACCACCACTCTTCGGCGCCGCAtcaaataaaaaaaaaaaacttttgttttctctgcTGACGATGACGGAAACCTGCCGTGGGCGAATCGCCATGGCCCGGGTGACGGCCAGCGACGGCTACGGATACCTGGCATCATCACATCGAGATATCGTCACAGATGCTTGACCCCCTGCAATGTATCTATCTGTAGGTGCTCTTCGGAGAGCTTGTCCACGGCCAACGCTGTTCCTGTGTACACTACCAACCGCTACTTGGTCGATTCGACTGCAGCTGCATTAGTGGCCGCGCATATGGATCTCGGAGAAGTCTCCCTTCGTCCCTCCTTGTGTCCCAGTCCGTCACTGCGGTGCTCTGATGAGCCGGCATTTCCCTCCAGAAGCTACAGGGCACCGTTGTCTGTCTGGATGCCCCCGGCGGCACCAGCCCAGCGGCGATATCCCCCAGAGTGCCGCCGAGGTGGACGAGTCGTCCTGTCCGTTTCCCCTTCCGGTCTACCTGCAGAAGCAGAGACATTGGCCTTCGGCGGTTCCATTTTTGCCACCTTCTGAGAAGGCCATGTCTGCATACAAACGCGCCTTTTACCCAAAAAAAGGCCTGCGGGCCCGCCCAGATCGGACCAAAACAAAAGGGAAGAGCGGAGGGGGGTTGGACAGGCGCGGGAGTGGAGGCCGGAGCAGGGCCAAGCCTGAGAGAAGAATAGCAACATCGAGCATGAGCAAGTGCATCATGAGCCAACAGGACCCATATCCTTTCCCCATACCACACTGGTCGGACTTATCAGAGGAGATCTTCCCCTCCAAGTCGATGCATCCCCCCATGTTGATGGGGTGGAGTTGGTCCGGTCTCAGCGGTTGTATCAACTGGCAACGACACACGCCAACACATCAAGAGGGTCACACTTTGAGCCGCATCTTTTGTCGACATGCATTCGACAACCCTTCCACTCTGTCCGTCTAGCTTTCCGACCTTTCCCTGCTGCGTCTGGTGTCTGTATCTGGACTTTTGCCATCCCCCCCCGTGccccgcaccaccaccgtccgtCACTGCAATAAAGCACACATGTCTCGCCGTTTCTGGTCCACGACTTCCCTTCCTGCGTCCGAGCCTTGATACGTAGCATATCTATCAGCCCTGACTTCTCTCACCACCCAAACTCACACCACCCTCTCGTCTGTAGGACAAGCTTCCACCTCCGGCCTCTTACTCTCCTACCTCCCTCTCTCTATACCACTTCCACCCCCAGCCAAGTTGGGCTCGACTGCATCGCATATCGCACCGAGTCCCGGATCCAGCCTTGCCGTCCATTCTTGCTTTATTGCATCGCccatattttcttttttggcttCCCGGGACCTGCCAGACGTCTGTTCCACGTCTTGAACCTGCCGTGCTTGTCACATTGGGGTCTCATTACGAGCAAATTTGTCACCATGGTTGGCTTCTACATGCAGTACCTGGAGAGTAAGTTCTTCATTGACTTTCTGGAAGCTCTCTTTCTGGCCTTGCCGTCTAAACACCGTTCCCGCATTGTTTCTGTTGTGGTGGCATGTCGTTGTTGACCACCCCCCCTGCACGACATCTTCCCACAACATACACACACCTTACCTATGTTCCTGCTTCAGACTTCAGATCCCCTGGCACAgcatccatccaccccctgGTCATTCATCCCTCGATCTGGCACACCATGTATACCTGCTGCACCCCATAGGGCTGAGGGGGTTCAGGTTGGGCTGTCATGCAGATCACTTCATGCCAGGCCGTTCTTGctaccacctccccctcctccaataCTCTCCCCCCTGTAGGAAACGACAATGCCCAACGGCTGAGTATGGGATCGTTCCAGGGCCGTGCTAATCGAGGATGATTTGCAGGTCTTTGCCGCCGGCGTGGATGGCACGACCCCAGCTACGAGTGCTACCGCGACAGCAGCGGCTACACTTGCCTGGTTCTGGTGAATGGCCGTGAGTACCAGACGGACCTTGCATACGAATCCGGGAACCTGGCCCAGGAAAACGCAGCCATGCGTGCTTTTATGGTTTGCCGGAATTTTTCAGTCAATGGTGGCATGCTTGCCCGCAACGGGATCGTCCAGGGGCTGCCTGCCGACGACAGCAGCGTTCGCAAGTCTCGGAAGAGCAGCCGGCACCACCCGTCTACAAGCCACCGCAGGTCTGGACACCACTCCAGCAGCAGTTCGACCACCTCTTTGGAGTGATTGCCAGAGGAGCCACGTTTCCGCGTGGTGGGAGCAGGGTGGACGTTGGGATTCGCTGAATCGCCATGTCTGCCTGCCCCCTTTTGGACCGAACCATTGCCCAGCTTGTGGAACAGATCCCGGGCGACCACTACCACCTGGACATTGGACTGTTATTCCCCCAATTAAAATCGGAGAAGGCTTCACAGCGAAACACAGTGAGCGAGACCCGCAGATGATACCTGGATGGTACTGTCCAGTTTTCATCCGGGATCGTTGAATTGGTCAGCGGCACAGCGGACTTGATGGAATTTTccacaaaaaaaaccacTCTTGCATTCTCACGAAATGACGAAACGATATTTACGACGACATAGACAAGCTCGAGCTTTAGCGACCTTTTTTTACCCCATCCCGAGCCTGCCTGGTTCCGGCTTTGGCTTCCCTGATCATATCCACGGTGCATATTTTGGATTTCTGTTTTGATGACTTTCGCTTCATTTACAAAAGACACGGAGACACTTTTTTCTTCACACACTTTTCCAGCTGGGTATGACAGGACCAGCCGGTTGGGTTTGTGGGAGAAGGTCTGAGCTAACTGGACACTTGGGGGCAACTCTGGGTGGCCGCAAACACCTCACTGGGCAGCAAACATATCGAGTTTTCTTGCCTCTGGATGGATTATTACTCTTGGACCAGGGATCTGGCTTACGATTTGGTCTGGAGTTTTctactctttttttttgttgcaCACTCGGTTTCCTTGTTCGCACCCTGGGCTCAGCCTCTCTCTGTCAATGCCGGATTCCTATTTCAcacaaggaggaggacagaGGATTTTTTGAACGTCTAACCTGTTCACAACCATTTCACTGGGCGCTTTTTTAGGCCGTATGTTCTGGAGAGGGCCGTTGTTATGTAGCGGAAGGGGGCATTGGACGCTGGAGTTGCGAGGAGTTTTTTCAAAGActggaaagaaaaaggtggAGGAATTCACGTTCTGGCATCAGCGGGAGGCACCATTAAGAACCGCCTTTTCTATGCCCCCTTTTTGAAtgattgtggtggtgatgatgatgatgatgatgatgatgatgatggtagtGGTTtagtctttttctttcttttctttttacgTTTAcgacatgatgatgaataTGATGACCCTTTTAACGACACCGTTTATGATGACAAAAAGAGGTGGATTGATCAGAGAAAGCAGAGACAATTTTGATGATTTGAGAAGAAAGATTTATCACCGGAGAAACGAATACACGGATTTGAGCACATGGCTGAATCTCCTGATTTTCTTTGCATGTTTTCAGTatgtgatggtgatgatggtgacgatggtgatggtaaTGTGGCGGATGCCAAAATTTTAACCCCTTTCCAATCCGACCGGTCCGGAACGGGGTCCGAACCCGGCGCCGCGCAACAGTATTACTAGCTGTATATACGCCGTGTCGGACCGGGACCGGAGCCGGCCGACGAATGAGAATACGGAGCACGCTAAGGGGGCTTTTTATGTTGTTGGGACGGAAAGTCACGTTATATTGTTGGTTGCACAAGGTCACAAGGTCTTGGGGAGCAGCAGGTGACCTCCTGGTGAAGCTTATGTCAAACATGGGCTTTCGTTTTGTTTCATAGGTACAACAAAAGGTGGCTGTGCAGAATTGGGATGTGCATGATTTGAGGGATCTGGGAAGGTATGAACCAGGTTTTTGGGTGTATGATGTAGATCAGGGcagggctggggagggaggtttaTGGGTTTTTGAGGGATAGGTGGTGAAGACGCCCATAGTAGCGGAGTATATAACATGTGAGAGAGCAAGGAGTAGCTAGAGGAGAGCAACACTCGAAGAGCAGACAGAGTCTGATTGACAGCTTCAGCTTGCTCCGAAGAAAAGAgctcaacccccttcccctgaATTCCCCATTTCTCCCACAGGGTTGAGCTGATGAATGTTGCCCCCAATTTCGCCAGGGGAAATTATGCGGCTTGATTGGCTGCTCAGCTGGCATGTGGCCAAGGAGTACCCCAGACAATTGGTCGC from Podospora bellae-mahoneyi strain CBS 112042 chromosome 4, whole genome shotgun sequence harbors:
- the RAM1 gene encoding CAAX farnesyltransferase (FTase) subunit beta (COG:O; EggNog:ENOG503NU8I); protein product: MSPPSQQKRVLFNWKNKEKKTTSTTMSTSQSSPPGPSHQPPPQVTTSSQPDDLEVVTDDNNSDYSSIDSEIPFSTPNLPPSVTTMMIDSLFTTPPPLHDPLITPTSTLQDETLSDILPFLSSSPLPPDLFTYNAYNVPSLRREAHIAFLHASLGRLPGKFVAADASRPWFLYWCLSGLAMLGEDVSRYRDSVKETARSMQNGSGGFGGGGGQLSHLATSYAVVLALAIVGGEEGFEVIDRRQMWRWLGGLKQRDGGFEVCRGGEEDIRGAYCAAVIITLLDLPLDLTPESPAYKPDDPSFNLLSGVADYVRRCQTYEGGISSSPSAEAHGAYAFCALGCLSLLGPPSITMPQTLNLPSLLSWLSSRQYAPEGGFSGRTNKLVDGCYSHWVGACFPLIEAALANSPTPVNDSLFSREGLIRYILNCCQDETKRGGLRDKPGKMSDAYHSCYVLSGLSAGMHQWVLEDEEWIVLPYLEGEQVFENADRVRPVHPVYVIPQGAVRAMRGYFREKGGFN
- a CDS encoding hypothetical protein (EggNog:ENOG503P46V), whose translation is MVGFYMQYLESLCRRRGWHDPSYECYRDSSGYTCLVLVNGREYQTDLAYESGNLAQENAAMRAFMVCRNFSVNGGMLARNGIVQGLPADDSSVRKSRKSSRHHPSTSHRRSGHHSSSSSTTSLE